From a region of the Candidatus Sulfotelmatobacter sp. genome:
- a CDS encoding zinc-ribbon domain containing protein, which produces MYENKVLICKDCGNSFDFTVRDQMFYAEKGFENEPQRCRGCRSARKTQRATGLGVSGSASGMREMYDAVCAQCGTATTVPFKPRGDRPVYCRNCYTAMNAVRA; this is translated from the coding sequence GTGTACGAAAACAAAGTCCTGATTTGCAAAGACTGCGGCAACTCGTTCGACTTCACGGTCCGCGACCAGATGTTCTACGCGGAGAAGGGGTTCGAAAACGAGCCGCAGCGGTGCCGCGGCTGCCGGTCCGCGCGCAAGACGCAGCGGGCCACCGGTCTGGGTGTCTCTGGGTCCGCCTCGGGGATGCGCGAGATGTACGACGCGGTGTGCGCGCAATGCGGAACGGCGACGACCGTTCCGTTCAAGCCGCGCGGTGACCGACCCGTCTACTGCCGGAACTGCTACACGGCGATGAACGCCGTACGCGCCTGA
- the mtnA gene encoding S-methyl-5-thioribose-1-phosphate isomerase yields the protein MESVWYDGEAVGYLDQRALPGSVVRARATSVDDVVAAIATLAVRGAPAIGIFGAYGVAMAARRYAGDRAAFEAAAARIRAARPTAVNLAWAVDRVLHAPGAELVEAERIHDEQRAVDRRIAEASVALFPPAGNVLTHCNTGPIATGGEGTALGCFIAAHRAGKKLHVFVDETRPLLQGARLTMFELREAGVPCTLIVDSAAAITMARKDVRAVVVGADRIARNGDTANKIGTYGVALAAAYHGIPFYVAAPRSTFDFTLASGDEIPIEERAPGEVRIAPDDPVFNPAFDVTPGRLITGIITEYGVLAPPYADSIPDLELRPNLAALVNP from the coding sequence GTGGAATCGGTGTGGTACGACGGCGAGGCCGTCGGATATCTCGACCAGCGCGCGCTGCCCGGCTCGGTGGTGCGCGCGCGCGCGACCAGCGTCGACGACGTCGTCGCGGCGATCGCGACGCTCGCCGTGCGCGGCGCGCCGGCGATCGGGATCTTCGGCGCGTACGGCGTCGCCATGGCCGCGCGCCGCTACGCCGGTGATCGTGCCGCGTTCGAGGCCGCTGCCGCGCGCATTCGCGCCGCGCGTCCGACCGCCGTCAACCTCGCCTGGGCCGTCGACCGCGTCTTGCACGCGCCCGGCGCCGAGCTGGTCGAAGCGGAACGCATCCACGACGAGCAGCGCGCCGTCGATCGGCGCATCGCCGAGGCGTCGGTCGCGCTCTTCCCGCCGGCCGGCAACGTGCTCACGCACTGCAATACCGGACCGATCGCGACCGGTGGCGAGGGGACCGCGCTGGGCTGCTTCATCGCCGCGCACCGGGCCGGCAAGAAGCTCCACGTCTTCGTCGACGAGACGCGACCGCTGCTGCAGGGCGCGCGGCTGACGATGTTCGAGCTGCGCGAGGCGGGCGTGCCGTGCACGCTGATCGTCGACTCGGCCGCCGCGATCACGATGGCGCGCAAAGACGTGCGCGCGGTCGTCGTCGGCGCCGACCGCATCGCGCGCAACGGCGACACCGCCAACAAGATCGGCACCTACGGCGTCGCGCTCGCGGCGGCGTATCACGGGATTCCGTTCTACGTCGCCGCGCCGCGCTCGACGTTCGACTTCACGCTCGCCTCGGGCGACGAGATTCCGATCGAGGAGCGCGCGCCGGGCGAGGTGCGCATCGCGCCGGACGATCCCGTCTTCAACCCGGCCTTCGACGTGACGCCGGGCCGGCTGATCACCGGCATCATCACCGAGTACGGCGTCCTGGCGCCTCCCTACGCCGACAGCATCCCCGACCTCGAATTGCGCCCCAATCTGGCGGCCCTCGTCAACCCGTGA